The Halobacteriovoraceae bacterium genome contains a region encoding:
- a CDS encoding IS3 family transposase, whose translation MGERLSIAKKYIVQGHSKTQVFKYCDIKSSTYYDSLKSKVKSSYKPGRKPPGFSITNDGAIVLDSTIKFIIQNYRKREEFQNAGGAKALHYYIKRDHELIVNHKKIYRICKEEKLLLPRNKKKIKHNRKLSENRKIDRPNKLWQFDIKTGYIHGENKYFYLLAIIDVFNREIVNYHIGYSCKAKDLRVTFKEAIDKHNPNLDDLAIRSDNGPQMTSFMFYQYVEEMGLEHEFIPIKCPNKNAYIESFFSILETQFLQVWYFKSMSDVFEKLVNFIEFYNTDRLHGSLDYNSPMEFKNKFNKGNYQSYQVSA comes from the coding sequence GTGGGCGAACGATTAAGTATTGCCAAAAAATATATTGTTCAAGGACATAGCAAGACTCAAGTTTTCAAATACTGTGATATTAAATCTTCAACGTATTACGATTCTTTAAAATCAAAAGTTAAATCAAGTTATAAACCAGGTAGAAAACCGCCTGGTTTTTCTATCACCAATGATGGAGCTATTGTTTTAGATTCTACTATTAAATTTATTATTCAAAATTATAGAAAAAGAGAAGAATTTCAAAATGCAGGAGGTGCAAAAGCTCTTCACTACTATATCAAAAGAGATCACGAATTAATTGTTAATCACAAAAAAATTTATAGAATATGTAAGGAAGAAAAACTATTGCTCCCAAGAAATAAAAAGAAAATCAAACATAATAGAAAATTATCAGAAAATAGAAAAATTGATCGTCCAAACAAACTATGGCAGTTTGATATTAAAACAGGATACATTCACGGAGAAAATAAATATTTTTATTTATTGGCCATAATTGATGTCTTTAACAGAGAAATAGTAAATTATCACATCGGCTACAGCTGTAAAGCTAAAGACTTGCGAGTAACATTTAAAGAGGCCATAGATAAACATAATCCTAACTTAGATGACCTTGCAATTCGATCTGATAATGGTCCTCAGATGACATCATTTATGTTTTATCAGTATGTAGAAGAAATGGGTCTTGAACATGAATTTATTCCCATTAAATGCCCCAATAAGAATGCTTATATTGAAAGTTTTTTCTCTATTTTAGAAACTCAGTTTTTGCAAGTTTGGTACTTTAAAAGCATGAGTGATGTATTTGAAAAATTGGTTAATTTTATTGAATTCTACAATACCGATAGGTTGCATGGTTCACTAGATTATAATTCACCAATGGAGTTTAAAAATAAATTTAATAAAGGAAATTATCAAAGCTATCAAGTGTCAGCTTAA
- a CDS encoding transposase — translation MKYSEEQKERILKEVEESTNIAAVAKKHNMPDSTIHTWLAKRRKDQPKSEAQSELKIAKKEIADLKLKNMILEDLLKKTHNLWAND, via the coding sequence ATGAAGTATTCAGAAGAACAAAAAGAAAGAATCTTAAAAGAAGTAGAAGAATCAACTAATATTGCTGCTGTTGCAAAAAAGCATAACATGCCAGATTCAACAATTCATACATGGTTGGCCAAGAGAAGAAAAGATCAGCCAAAGTCTGAAGCTCAATCCGAGCTAAAGATAGCTAAAAAAGAAATTGCTGATCTAAAACTTAAAAATATGATCCTTGAAGACCTTTTAAAAAAAACTCACAACTTGTGGGCGAACGATTAA
- the tnpB gene encoding IS66 family insertion sequence element accessory protein TnpB, which translates to MDLDPFSSYLFIFCNSKRNGLKILYWDKNGFALWYKRLEKEKFKWPTHLEGDSIAVNFKEVESFLYGLDPWQRPFKKLIYKKV; encoded by the coding sequence ATGGACCTTGACCCCTTTTCCAGTTATTTGTTTATTTTTTGCAATTCAAAAAGAAATGGCCTTAAAATTCTGTACTGGGATAAAAATGGCTTTGCGTTATGGTATAAGCGCTTGGAAAAAGAAAAGTTTAAATGGCCCACCCATCTCGAAGGAGACTCAATTGCAGTGAATTTTAAGGAAGTTGAGTCCTTTTTGTATGGCCTAGATCCATGGCAAAGACCATTTAAAAAATTAATTTATAAAAAAGTTTAA
- a CDS encoding IS66 family transposase yields the protein MNVQSLPNDINILKELILQKDQQLKENKKYIEDLKDMIMLLRRKKFASSSEKDVNQIQLFDELEDILEKDSNEEIPEIDIPAHKRKKGGRKPLPEQLPRVEEFYDLSEEDKVGMKYIGDEVTEKLEIKPAEIFVRRIVKRKYVKDVGDRSVFKTAQGPCELLPKTMASASLLSYIITGKYCDALPLYRQEKIFKRIDADLTRQTMSRWIIKVSHLIVPLYNFLEETLLDSNYLQMDETTTLVLKEDGKKATSKSYMWVRYKPGDHPIVLYDYAPTRSGQVPLELLRGFKGHLQVDGYDGYSLACEEGNLTRLGCWDHCRRKFFDASKSSNGKGIGKKGIERIKKLYKIEEKIQNFSDEERFKVRQEKSLPILKEFKEWIDELRPKLTPNSLAGKAVNYTFNEWKYLINFLEDGKLNISNSAVENAIRPFCLGRKNWLFSDTVDGAKASAMFYSLIETAKYNELEPFKYLNYMLEKIPAAKTAPNFEKLLPLKINAQYLN from the coding sequence ATGAATGTTCAGTCGCTACCAAATGATATTAATATATTAAAAGAATTGATTCTTCAGAAAGATCAACAGTTAAAAGAAAACAAAAAATACATTGAAGACCTTAAAGATATGATCATGCTTTTGAGACGAAAGAAGTTCGCCTCAAGTTCAGAAAAGGACGTGAATCAGATTCAACTTTTTGACGAACTGGAAGATATTCTTGAGAAGGATTCAAATGAAGAAATTCCAGAAATAGATATTCCTGCTCATAAAAGAAAAAAAGGCGGCAGAAAACCTCTACCAGAACAGCTTCCTAGAGTAGAAGAATTCTATGATTTAAGTGAAGAAGATAAAGTTGGCATGAAGTATATTGGGGATGAGGTTACTGAAAAACTTGAAATTAAACCCGCTGAAATATTTGTCAGAAGAATAGTCAAAAGAAAATATGTGAAGGATGTGGGAGACAGAAGTGTTTTTAAAACAGCACAAGGGCCATGTGAACTTCTTCCTAAGACTATGGCATCAGCGAGTTTATTGTCTTATATTATTACGGGTAAATACTGTGATGCTCTTCCTCTTTACCGACAAGAAAAGATTTTTAAAAGAATTGATGCTGACTTAACCCGCCAAACCATGAGTCGATGGATTATCAAGGTGAGTCATCTGATAGTTCCTCTCTATAATTTTTTAGAAGAAACTTTACTGGATTCAAATTACTTGCAAATGGATGAAACCACAACTCTAGTTTTGAAAGAAGATGGGAAGAAGGCAACGAGTAAAAGTTATATGTGGGTGAGGTACAAACCTGGGGATCATCCGATCGTTTTATATGATTACGCACCCACAAGATCTGGACAGGTCCCCCTTGAACTTTTAAGAGGGTTTAAAGGCCATTTACAAGTTGATGGATACGATGGTTATTCTTTGGCGTGTGAGGAAGGTAATCTTACTCGTTTAGGATGTTGGGATCATTGTCGTCGTAAGTTTTTTGATGCGAGTAAAAGTTCTAATGGTAAGGGGATTGGGAAGAAAGGGATCGAAAGAATTAAAAAACTGTATAAGATAGAAGAAAAAATCCAGAATTTTTCAGATGAAGAAAGATTTAAAGTAAGACAAGAAAAATCGCTTCCGATACTGAAGGAATTTAAAGAATGGATTGATGAGCTTCGCCCTAAACTGACACCAAACTCACTGGCCGGAAAAGCAGTGAACTATACTTTTAATGAGTGGAAGTATTTGATCAATTTTTTAGAAGACGGAAAACTTAATATAAGCAATAGTGCCGTTGAAAATGCCATCCGCCCCTTTTGTCTTGGGAGAAAGAACTGGTTATTTTCTGATACAGTGGATGGAGCAAAAGCAAGTGCTATGTTTTACTCCCTGATAGAAACAGCAAAATACAATGAACTTGAACCCTTTAAATATCTCAATTATATGCTAGAGAAAATCCCAGCGGCCAAAACCGCCCCTAATTTTGAAAAACTACTGCCCTTGAAGATCAACGCTCAGTATCTAAATTAA
- a CDS encoding nucleotidyl transferase AbiEii/AbiGii toxin family protein, translated as MNFLHENIRFNDLILTVSEQKGIEPDLVEKDYWIMHCLWGLQNLGFEFYMKGGTSLSKGFGAINRFSEDIDILITPPDGLSVKSGKNHMKSAHIESRKKFFEWLIENIEIPGIVKVCFDPSIKPDGKYRNGDILLNYDSIVEKKVEKLKPGILLEVGFDQVTPSQKVDISSWAYDFAKEAGLECKDNRANKVNCYNPEYTFVEKLSAISSKFRKQQETGQMDRNFLRHYYDVYMLLKRADVKSFIGSKDYFEHKDKKFRKIDEKDLTKNEAFIMSDSSVFNFYNKKHIENRPLHYDDMPTFLEIINTLRKFLDKL; from the coding sequence GTGAATTTCTTGCATGAGAATATAAGATTTAACGATTTAATCTTAACCGTTAGTGAACAAAAAGGTATTGAGCCAGATTTAGTTGAAAAAGACTATTGGATTATGCATTGTTTGTGGGGCCTCCAAAATCTTGGTTTTGAATTTTACATGAAAGGCGGTACCTCTTTATCGAAGGGCTTTGGTGCAATTAATAGGTTTTCTGAAGATATCGACATACTTATTACACCACCTGATGGCCTTAGTGTTAAATCTGGGAAAAATCACATGAAGTCAGCTCATATTGAATCTAGAAAAAAGTTTTTTGAATGGCTCATTGAAAATATTGAAATCCCTGGAATAGTTAAAGTATGCTTCGATCCCTCCATTAAGCCGGATGGAAAATATCGTAATGGGGATATTTTACTTAATTACGACTCTATTGTTGAAAAAAAGGTTGAGAAATTAAAGCCAGGAATCTTATTAGAAGTTGGCTTTGACCAAGTGACCCCTTCTCAAAAAGTAGATATTTCATCCTGGGCCTATGATTTTGCGAAAGAAGCAGGACTTGAATGCAAGGATAACAGGGCCAATAAAGTAAATTGCTACAATCCTGAATATACATTTGTTGAGAAATTGTCAGCTATTTCCTCCAAATTCAGAAAACAACAAGAAACAGGACAGATGGATCGAAATTTCCTTAGACACTACTATGATGTTTACATGCTGTTAAAACGCGCTGATGTAAAATCATTCATTGGAAGCAAAGACTATTTTGAACACAAAGACAAAAAATTTAGGAAAATCGATGAAAAAGATCTCACTAAGAATGAGGCATTTATTATGAGTGATTCTAGTGTTTTTAATTTCTATAACAAAAAACACATTGAGAACAGGCCACTTCATTATGATGACATGCCGACATTTCTCGAAATAATCAATACACTCAGAAAGTTTTTAGATAAGTTATAG